ATGAGCCCCGTCAGCGGGTGGAACGCGTCGCCGGATCCCGCCGCGCGAAGCTGACGCCCGCGCCCGGCGCCGTCCCCGAGGTCGACGTGATCGAGGATCCCGCAGACGACGACGCCGCATCCGCGTCGTCCTCCGGCGGGGGACCGAACGACGAGCGGATGCGGCGCGAGGTGCCGCCGCACTACTGACGGCGGCGAAGACTCAGAGCTGAGGACGCTCCTGCTTCTCGAGCAGGTCGCGGATCTGCATGAGCAGTTCCTGCTCGGTGGGCAGCTTCTCCTCCTCGGCCTCCGTCACGCCGGCACGCGCGGCCTGGCGTTCCTTCCACTTGTTCATGGGGTACACGAACACGAAGTAGACGATCGCCGCGACGGCCAGGAAGTTGATGATCGCGTTGACGATCCCGCCGACGAGGAAGTTCGACGAGCTGCCGGAGAGGGTGGGGACGACCCAGACCCAGCCGGACAGGTCGCCCAGCTGGAAGATGACGCCGATCAGCGGGTTGATGAAACCTTCCACCAGCGCGTTGATGATGGCGGTGAACGCCGCGCCGATGACGACGGCGACGGCAAGGTCGATGACGTTGCCGCGCATGATGAACTCTTTGAAACCCTTGATCATCCGATGCTCCTTGTCGCTCGTGAGTGGCGGGGGCCGCTCAGGATGCCGCGGGGGCGGCGGGGGCGGCGGATGTCGTCCCTGTGGACGATGATGTCGAAGAAGAGCTCGACTCACCACCACCCGAGTTCGCGGAGGAGGACTTCTCGGACGAGGTGGTCGCCGAGCGCGAGTCGGTGCGGTAGAAGCCGGACCCGTTGAAGGTCACGCCGATCGAGCCGTACTCCTTGCGGAGCACACCGGAGCACTGCGGGCACTCCGTGAGCGTCGGCTCGGAGAAGGACTGGACGGCGTCGAAGCGGTGTCCGCAGGACTTGCAGGCATAGGCGTAGGTAGGCATGGGTCTCCTAGGGGCGTGGGTGTGAGGACTCAGCCTGCGGCGGGCAGGCGAACGGTTCGGGTGGGGGTGACGATCCCGGTGACCGGCTGATCGTGCTTCTCTCGCGGCACCTCGTCGACGTACTCGGTGTCGAAGACGACGGCGTAGACGGGCGGACAGCCCTCCATGGATCCGATCGTCTTGTCGAAGTATCCGCGGCCCCAGCCCAGCCGCATCCCGGTCCGGTCGACGGCGGCGGCGGGGATGATCATGAGGTCGACGTCGTTCACGGCGATCGGGCCGAGGAGGTCGCCGACCGGCTCGGGGAGACCGAACAGGCCCTCGGCGATCTCGCCGTCCTCCGTGGCGACGGCCCAGTCGAGGAGACCGTCGACGCGCGTGACGGGCAGGAGCACCCGGACGCCGCGTGCCACGGCCGCGCGGATGAATCCGCGGGTCTCCGGTTCGATGGTGGTGGAGAGGAAGCAGGACACCGATGTCGCGCCGTACTGGTCCACGAGGGCGAGTAACTGGGTGGTCAGTCCCACTCCCGCCTGCGCGCGAGCCGCATCC
The sequence above is a segment of the Microbacterium caowuchunii genome. Coding sequences within it:
- a CDS encoding 5-formyltetrahydrofolate cyclo-ligase, producing the protein MSDVIDQAKRALRADLRERRQMLSDAARAQAGVGLTTQLLALVDQYGATSVSCFLSTTIEPETRGFIRAAVARGVRVLLPVTRVDGLLDWAVATEDGEIAEGLFGLPEPVGDLLGPIAVNDVDLMIIPAAAVDRTGMRLGWGRGYFDKTIGSMEGCPPVYAVVFDTEYVDEVPREKHDQPVTGIVTPTRTVRLPAAG
- a CDS encoding FmdB family zinc ribbon protein; this translates as MPTYAYACKSCGHRFDAVQSFSEPTLTECPQCSGVLRKEYGSIGVTFNGSGFYRTDSRSATTSSEKSSSANSGGGESSSSSTSSSTGTTSAAPAAPAAS
- the mscL gene encoding large conductance mechanosensitive channel protein MscL, translating into MIKGFKEFIMRGNVIDLAVAVVIGAAFTAIINALVEGFINPLIGVIFQLGDLSGWVWVVPTLSGSSSNFLVGGIVNAIINFLAVAAIVYFVFVYPMNKWKERQAARAGVTEAEEEKLPTEQELLMQIRDLLEKQERPQL